A segment of the Melioribacteraceae bacterium 4301-Me genome:
AAAGGCCTAACTAACTGTGAATGGCAGGACACACAACCTTCACGAATATAAATATCACGTCCTTGTAATTCTAATGGCGTATAAGGTTTAACGCTTGCTATAGTAGGAATATTAGATTTGACCAGGAAAGTCGGAATAAATTCTACAAGTCCTCCAATAAGAATAACAATTGTAGAAAGCAGTGTGAACTTAACTGGACGTTTTTCAAGCCAGCGATGAATCATGCCTTTTTTTATTTTATCTGCATCTAATATTAAAGAAGGAGCTTCGGCTGCCTCATTTTTAATAAGGGTACCCTCTTTGGCAGTTTTCACCAAGTTGAACACCATTAGAATTACCCCGCTTAAATAAAGTAATCCGCCGAAAGACCTCATCATATACATTGGAATAATTTGCAGTGTCGTTTCTAAAAAGTTTGGATATTGAAGTGTTCCAAGCGGTGTGAATTGTTTCCACATTAAAGATTGAGTAATGCCGGAGGTCCACATTGGGATAACATAAAACACAATACCAAGGGTGCCCAGCCAAAAATGTAAGTTAGCCATTTTTTTAGAATAGAGTTCAGTGTTCCACAGTTTTGGGACTAACCAATAAAGAATCCCGAAAGTTAAAAAGCCGTTCCAGCCTAATGCGCCTACGTGCACGTGTGCGATAGTCCAATCAGTAAAATGTGAAATAGCATTTACATTTTTTAATGAAAGCATTGGGCCTTCAAAAGTTGCCATGCCGTATGCAGTCACAGCTACAACCATAAACTTTAAGATAGGATTATCGCGAACCTTATCCCACGCTCCGCGTAAAGTTAGCAATCCATTTAACATCCCGCCCCAAGATGGTGCAATAAGCATCACAGAGAAGACAGTGCCAAGTGATTGCGCCCAATCGGGAAGAGCAGAGTAAAGCAAGTGATGAGGTCCTGCCCAAATGTAAATAAAGATTAAAGCCCAAAAATGTAAAATTGATAATCGATAAGAGTAAATGGGTCTATTTGCAGCCTTTGGTAAGAAATAATACATCAACCCTAAATAAGGTGTTGTTAGAAAAAATGCTACAGCATTGTGGCCGTACCACCATTGAACAAGTGCATCTTGAACTCCTGCATAAACTGGATAACTTTTCAGGAAACTTACAGGTACTTCAATTGAATTAACCACGTGCAAAATTGTAACTGTTACAAATGTTGCTATATAAAACCAAATTGCAACATACATATGTTTTTCACGACGTTTGATTATAGTCATCATCATATTTAAACCGAAAGCTAACCATACAATTGCAATTGCAATGTCAATTGGCCATTCAAGTTCAGCATATTCTTTGCTTGTAGTAATTCCGAGCGGCAGTGAAATTGCTGCGGCTACAATAATCAACTGCCAGCCCCAAAAGTGAAATTTGCTTAAAAAGTCACTCCACATTCTTGCTTTACAAAGTCGCTGCAGTGAATAATAAACACCTGCAAAAATCATATTG
Coding sequences within it:
- the ccoN gene encoding cytochrome-c oxidase, cbb3-type subunit I is translated as MDVEKFYYDNQIVKQFIIATVVFGIVGMLVGLIIAIQLYFPELNLGLQYTTFGRIRPLHTNAVIFAFVGNMIFAGVYYSLQRLCKARMWSDFLSKFHFWGWQLIIVAAAISLPLGITTSKEYAELEWPIDIAIAIVWLAFGLNMMMTIIKRREKHMYVAIWFYIATFVTVTILHVVNSIEVPVSFLKSYPVYAGVQDALVQWWYGHNAVAFFLTTPYLGLMYYFLPKAANRPIYSYRLSILHFWALIFIYIWAGPHHLLYSALPDWAQSLGTVFSVMLIAPSWGGMLNGLLTLRGAWDKVRDNPILKFMVVAVTAYGMATFEGPMLSLKNVNAISHFTDWTIAHVHVGALGWNGFLTFGILYWLVPKLWNTELYSKKMANLHFWLGTLGIVFYVIPMWTSGITQSLMWKQFTPLGTLQYPNFLETTLQIIPMYMMRSFGGLLYLSGVILMVFNLVKTAKEGTLIKNEAAEAPSLILDADKIKKGMIHRWLEKRPVKFTLLSTIVILIGGLVEFIPTFLVKSNIPTIASVKPYTPLELQGRDIYIREGCVSCHSQLVRPFRSETERYGEYSKAGEFVYDHPFLWGSKRTGPDLAREGGKYSNLWQYLHLEDPRSMSPGSIMPSFSWLTKQNLDTSTTAKKISVMRSIGVPYEKDYEKFANDDLMKQAKTIADDLIKNGIDTDPNKEIIALIAYLQRLGTDIKVNNFAEKNN